One stretch of Thermanaerosceptrum fracticalcis DNA includes these proteins:
- a CDS encoding heterodisulfide reductase-related iron-sulfur binding cluster, producing the protein MVPTRELYWNIDGHLLMYGVFVVVLGIFFYGLYRHYTLWRMGKPEARLNNYAQRIVQVLMGTLLHKKIFRETFPGLMHGFIFYGFLILFIGTLIVGLQADLGWQVLYGNFYLLFSLLTDLFGLLVLVGLGMAFYRRYFLKPDRLDNRADDALVLAILFVVVITGFLLEGLRMVATQDPWQAWSPVGLIFGLPWRSLSMESLKTAHSWLWWFHMLLSMGFIAYLPYSKLFHILLIPANQFLVDPQSGIALSKLDLEDEEAESFGVGRIRDFTWKQLFDTEACVRCGRCQDNCPAYLSGKPLSPKALTQDLKAELYNCRGTVGSGTGKALPEAAAAQESGSLFNERITPETNWFCTTCLSCQEQCPASIEHVQKIVDMRRYLVMTEGEMPGELQLTFRNLENNGNPWGLGWAARTNWLEGLEVKLAEDGEIGDETILYWPGCSGAFDERNKKVSLALVKLFQAAGVDFVVLGNQEKCCGDLARRLGNEYLYQMLAMENIENLNVLGVKTIVTQCPHCYNTLKHEYPHLGGKYRVLHHSEFLAQLIAKGRLVFEQGELKSITYHDSCYLGRYNGLYREPRQVLQAVPGVRVVEMPRHLETSFCCGGGGGRMWLEEHGQKINMLRTEEALSTRSEMICTACPFCLTMLGDGVKTKEQQDFVQVRDIAEVLAESLKQ; encoded by the coding sequence ATGGTACCTACCAGGGAACTGTACTGGAACATTGACGGTCATTTATTAATGTATGGCGTATTTGTCGTAGTTTTAGGTATTTTCTTCTACGGGCTGTACCGGCACTATACTCTATGGCGCATGGGTAAACCCGAGGCACGGCTTAACAATTACGCTCAGAGAATTGTGCAGGTCCTAATGGGGACTCTGCTTCATAAAAAGATTTTCCGTGAAACCTTCCCGGGTTTAATGCATGGTTTTATTTTCTATGGTTTTCTTATCTTATTCATTGGCACTTTAATTGTGGGGCTCCAGGCTGATTTGGGCTGGCAAGTCCTGTACGGCAATTTCTATTTGCTTTTCTCTTTGCTGACAGATCTTTTTGGCCTGCTGGTCCTGGTAGGCCTGGGGATGGCTTTTTACCGCAGATATTTCTTAAAGCCCGACCGCCTGGATAATAGGGCAGATGATGCACTTGTTCTGGCTATCTTGTTTGTAGTTGTGATCACAGGCTTTCTTTTAGAAGGATTGCGTATGGTGGCTACCCAGGACCCCTGGCAGGCCTGGTCGCCTGTAGGGTTGATCTTCGGGTTGCCCTGGCGCAGTTTAAGTATGGAATCCCTAAAAACTGCCCACAGCTGGCTGTGGTGGTTCCATATGCTCCTTTCCATGGGCTTTATTGCTTATTTACCCTACTCCAAGCTTTTCCACATCCTTTTGATTCCCGCCAACCAGTTCCTGGTTGATCCCCAGTCGGGGATTGCCCTTTCTAAACTGGATCTGGAAGATGAGGAAGCTGAAAGTTTTGGAGTAGGCAGAATCAGGGATTTCACCTGGAAGCAGTTGTTTGATACGGAAGCTTGTGTGCGCTGCGGACGCTGCCAGGATAACTGTCCTGCTTATCTTTCGGGCAAGCCCCTTTCTCCTAAAGCCTTGACCCAGGACCTGAAGGCCGAACTGTATAATTGCCGAGGAACAGTAGGATCCGGGACTGGAAAGGCTTTACCGGAAGCGGCCGCTGCCCAGGAAAGTGGCAGCCTGTTTAATGAAAGAATTACTCCGGAGACCAACTGGTTCTGTACCACCTGTCTTTCCTGCCAGGAACAATGCCCGGCCTCCATCGAACATGTCCAGAAGATTGTAGATATGCGGCGTTATCTGGTGATGACAGAAGGCGAAATGCCCGGTGAACTGCAGCTTACCTTCCGTAACCTGGAGAACAACGGCAATCCCTGGGGATTGGGCTGGGCTGCCAGGACAAACTGGCTGGAAGGGCTGGAGGTTAAACTGGCTGAGGATGGGGAAATCGGGGATGAGACGATACTTTACTGGCCGGGCTGTTCGGGGGCCTTTGATGAGCGAAATAAAAAGGTAAGCTTGGCTCTTGTTAAGCTGTTCCAGGCGGCAGGAGTGGACTTCGTGGTCCTGGGTAACCAGGAAAAATGCTGCGGTGATTTGGCCCGTCGTTTGGGCAATGAATACCTGTACCAGATGCTGGCCATGGAGAATATTGAGAACCTTAATGTCCTGGGTGTGAAAACCATCGTGACCCAGTGTCCTCACTGCTACAACACCTTGAAACATGAGTATCCCCACTTGGGCGGCAAATACCGTGTCTTACATCACAGCGAATTTCTGGCCCAGCTTATTGCTAAGGGAAGACTGGTTTTTGAGCAAGGTGAATTAAAGAGCATTACCTACCATGATTCCTGCTATCTGGGGCGTTATAACGGCCTGTACCGGGAGCCCCGGCAGGTTTTACAGGCTGTGCCCGGTGTCCGGGTAGTAGAAATGCCCCGCCATTTGGAAACCAGTTTTTGCTGCGGCGGCGGCGGAGGCCGCATGTGGCTGGAAGAACATGGCCAGAAAATCAATATGCTGCGCACTGAGGAAGCCCTGTCCACCAGGAGTGAAATGATATGTACCGCCTGTCCCTTCTGCCTGACCATGCTGGGGGACGGCGTGAAAACCAAAGAACAACAGGATTTTGTCCAGGTGCGGGATATTGCCGAAGTACTGGCAGAATCCTTGAAACAATAG
- a CDS encoding helix-turn-helix domain-containing protein: MSEIYTQNQNKVERLEALLKLSELLNSAQDTSYILNALLAECLKYIKGGDAGIIFLYNEEEQLLEVRSYVGFDSEVEKVKLKPDESMTGITFTSRKPLLFSSYEEVQRAVATMEKANREIIKNTYENLFPRIHSTICCPLIFREKCLGVIVVDNFKKESPLNEDDLEFLRVISIQAAIAVNNALNYEKEIQNNRNLQRYNKIIEKQRNEFEYSAVLHNKLTTMVLEGCSAQDIIHELSVLIDRDIIILDLFFNIRNYVLERSVPLKILKRNRASISQKLSNLSSTVYKIPETDYNLFLNPIVVSKDTLGWLGVISRNPLTSEKDKITLERGSTILALELLKINEIQEIEQKLKGDFLDNLILSYDYSYVGKLCRQYGYNTEKEHQIMVLQLMNTSMKKKDGNLYNPEFIYCQKRLNEYLSRALLTCFPNTISIIKGHNIIFILELNKITLSNLTKKSLEKILFNDQVKSILPRSHKTISAGISDGFADIASFKNSYNNAMQALKIGSQLYQGEFIVFYEELEIKKILLNNPPEVLRDFVEKTLGNLLNYSNASRNEFLVTLLTYIKSNGNWSFTKEKLNIHGNTLSYRLKRIEEILGLDLEDYNHRLKVQLALEMMEIM; encoded by the coding sequence ATGAGTGAAATTTACACACAAAACCAGAATAAAGTCGAAAGGCTGGAGGCACTGCTTAAACTCTCGGAACTTCTAAATTCAGCCCAGGACACCAGTTATATCCTTAACGCATTGCTCGCGGAATGCCTGAAATATATCAAGGGAGGTGACGCAGGCATTATTTTTCTTTATAACGAAGAAGAACAACTGCTTGAAGTACGTTCCTATGTAGGGTTTGACAGTGAAGTCGAGAAAGTAAAGCTTAAACCTGATGAGTCCATGACCGGTATCACCTTTACCAGCAGGAAGCCTCTGCTCTTCAGCAGTTACGAGGAGGTTCAACGAGCAGTCGCTACTATGGAAAAGGCTAACAGGGAAATCATTAAAAACACATACGAAAATCTTTTTCCCAGAATACACAGCACTATCTGCTGTCCTCTGATTTTCAGGGAAAAGTGCCTAGGCGTCATCGTCGTGGACAACTTCAAAAAAGAAAGCCCCTTGAATGAAGACGACCTGGAATTTCTCCGGGTCATTTCTATCCAGGCGGCTATCGCGGTCAATAACGCTCTCAATTATGAAAAAGAGATTCAGAACAATAGAAATTTACAGAGGTATAACAAAATAATCGAAAAACAGCGGAACGAGTTTGAATACTCGGCAGTCCTGCACAATAAACTGACAACAATGGTCCTAGAAGGCTGTTCCGCGCAGGACATCATTCACGAGCTTTCCGTACTCATAGACAGGGATATAATTATTTTGGACCTTTTCTTTAACATCAGAAATTATGTGCTTGAAAGAAGCGTACCCCTAAAAATATTAAAAAGAAACAGGGCCAGCATTTCCCAGAAACTCAGCAATTTGAGCAGTACAGTATATAAAATTCCCGAAACAGATTACAACCTCTTTCTCAACCCGATTGTGGTCAGTAAAGATACCCTGGGCTGGCTGGGCGTAATAAGCAGAAACCCTCTTACATCGGAGAAGGACAAAATAACCCTGGAAAGAGGCTCAACCATCCTGGCCCTGGAACTGCTAAAAATCAACGAAATTCAGGAAATAGAACAAAAACTCAAAGGCGATTTCCTGGATAACCTGATTCTCAGCTACGATTACAGCTATGTGGGAAAACTGTGCAGGCAGTACGGCTACAATACGGAAAAAGAGCACCAGATCATGGTTTTGCAACTCATGAACACTTCTATGAAAAAAAAAGACGGCAATCTTTACAATCCGGAGTTTATTTACTGCCAGAAAAGGTTAAACGAGTACTTATCAAGAGCCTTGCTCACTTGTTTTCCCAATACCATTTCCATCATTAAAGGCCACAACATTATCTTCATCCTGGAATTAAACAAAATAACCCTTTCCAACCTGACTAAAAAATCCCTGGAAAAAATACTATTCAACGACCAGGTAAAATCTATCTTGCCCAGGAGTCACAAAACCATCTCAGCAGGGATAAGCGATGGTTTCGCAGATATTGCAAGCTTTAAAAACAGTTATAACAATGCCATGCAGGCCCTTAAAATCGGCAGCCAGCTTTATCAAGGCGAATTTATCGTTTTTTATGAGGAACTGGAAATAAAAAAAATCCTCCTCAACAACCCCCCTGAAGTACTCCGGGATTTTGTGGAGAAGACTCTGGGTAATCTATTGAATTATTCCAACGCCTCACGCAACGAGTTCCTGGTTACACTCCTTACCTATATCAAGAGTAACGGTAACTGGTCCTTTACCAAGGAAAAACTAAACATCCACGGGAACACCCTGAGCTACAGGTTGAAAAGAATCGAAGAAATACTGGGCTTAGACCTGGAAGACTATAACCACCGGCTGAAAGTTCAACTGGCCCTGGAGATGATGGAAATTATGTAA
- a CDS encoding Zn-dependent hydrolase, whose translation MKTNLERIKQDLEELTKFTATPGEGMTRLSLTEEDQKTRGYLTREMRSLGIQVYEDAAGNLFGRIEGELKDGPVVMVGSHFDSVRNGGNFDGPAGVVAGLEIARVIMENNIKTRYPVEVVAMIEEEGGRFGQGLYGSKAMAGKVTKEQLMQNRDENGISMFEAMKDFGLNPERIETARRDKNKIKAFLELHIEQGPVLEKNGEEVGIVHYIVGIHEFRVKLKGRPDHAGTTPMDMRADPLDAASKVISRISGLAREAGQGTVVTVGILNVKPGAANIVPSEVVFTVDIRSKDSSCIDWVGRQIQMSLETVTAGTKVRYEMEDLLKVEPVELSQGIRDIMGKYCEKKGIAWREMLSGAGHDAMVMAGITDAGLVFVPSKGGRSHCPEEWTDYREIQKGIEVLLHTVLDIAEIIDN comes from the coding sequence ATGAAGACCAATCTTGAGAGAATAAAACAAGACCTTGAGGAACTGACTAAGTTTACGGCCACGCCGGGGGAAGGAATGACCAGGCTGTCACTGACAGAAGAGGATCAAAAGACCCGGGGGTATCTTACCAGGGAAATGAGAAGCCTGGGCATCCAGGTTTATGAAGATGCTGCAGGCAACTTATTTGGGAGAATTGAAGGTGAGCTTAAGGATGGGCCCGTGGTGATGGTTGGGTCCCATTTTGATTCTGTTAGAAATGGGGGCAATTTTGACGGACCAGCGGGTGTTGTCGCGGGCTTGGAGATAGCCAGGGTAATCATGGAAAACAACATCAAGACCAGGTACCCCGTGGAAGTTGTGGCCATGATTGAAGAAGAAGGGGGAAGGTTTGGCCAAGGGCTGTACGGAAGCAAGGCCATGGCCGGGAAAGTAACCAAAGAGCAACTCATGCAAAACAGGGATGAGAATGGTATCTCCATGTTTGAAGCCATGAAAGATTTCGGTCTTAACCCGGAAAGAATTGAAACGGCCAGGAGAGATAAGAACAAAATAAAGGCATTTCTTGAGCTGCACATTGAGCAGGGACCTGTTCTCGAAAAAAACGGTGAAGAGGTAGGTATTGTTCATTACATAGTGGGTATTCACGAGTTCAGGGTAAAACTAAAGGGCAGGCCGGACCATGCCGGGACTACTCCCATGGATATGAGGGCAGACCCCCTTGATGCGGCCTCCAAGGTAATTAGCAGGATCAGCGGCTTGGCCCGGGAAGCAGGGCAGGGCACAGTGGTCACAGTGGGAATCCTGAATGTAAAACCTGGGGCAGCCAATATTGTGCCGTCGGAAGTGGTGTTTACTGTTGATATCAGGTCTAAAGATTCCAGTTGCATAGACTGGGTGGGCCGGCAAATTCAAATGAGTTTGGAAACAGTTACGGCAGGCACCAAAGTGAGATACGAAATGGAAGACTTGCTCAAAGTTGAGCCAGTGGAATTATCACAGGGCATCAGGGATATCATGGGGAAATACTGCGAAAAAAAAGGTATTGCCTGGAGGGAAATGTTGAGCGGAGCCGGGCATGACGCTATGGTCATGGCTGGGATTACAGATGCCGGCCTGGTTTTTGTCCCCAGCAAAGGAGGCCGGAGCCACTGTCCCGAAGAATGGACAGATTATAGAGAAATTCAGAAAGGCATAGAAGTTCTATTACACACGGTACTGGATATTGCTGAGATAATTGATAATTAA